The following are from one region of the Cynocephalus volans isolate mCynVol1 chromosome 17, mCynVol1.pri, whole genome shotgun sequence genome:
- the SEC16A gene encoding protein transport protein Sec16A isoform X3 produces MQPPPQAVPSSLSGPPPAGSTRSVFWDSSPYRRRTNNNAPVAPITCPLQPVTDPFAFSRQTLQSTTLGSLSKSSPPILPGPDPPGFSQHPGFPVPHTNAGGSSQEPCESLPGPLLQPRADASPFSGALTPSALPGPEMNRSIEVRPSSEPEAQTPPCPPHCIPGVGPDKSPGGHPHGNIPGPDRLLSRQNLHDGVVAPAASSFFPQPRQQMPGPWGPVQGDPQPSGQRLSPCPERPVQNAVPCATSVPNFSPPPNPHQGLDHEQHHPLVSFPGPLVEDGRDEAAYLQSRNHSTTNFDPESAFRQNCRVGNTWASREFRQNPEVNKEHWPDPTLVNPITQGKSPEDHVHCPPGAGVSQSLPEADSGALSMFFQGGEAENEENLPSERAGSADKLDTDGFLASPGLGHPPPPAHVGAGGVYQAFLTGSCSEAARLGGDAQPYFSQSAGIWHDKHTTDNAASDMWADAASAGTHSGSGSQYENVENLEFVQNQEVLPSEPLRVGPSTLSDQFRYGPLSGPAVPKHGVGHTGAGGLNLEAPDTMLHPVRSDSVSSSYSSKSHRSLSGSTRPQELIGTFIQQEVGKPEDEASSSFFKQIDSSPVGGETDETTGSQNYCSSLSSTPSPPKPTGVFQTSANSSFEPVKSHLVGVKPIEADRANLVGEVRGTRARQKKRRPAAAPPDASPGNLEQPPDNMETLFAPQVCPLPLTASSEAGPMLLPAGGPPLAAVLPAPERRPPARAQGTVQCESPATTLWAQNELPDFGGNILLAPAAPALYAPVKPQPSGVVQPPEDRASGQQSRKPGAGPSLQNREGIDASENLENPPKMGEEEALQSQASSGYASLLSSPPTESLQSQPVLIAQPDQSYNLAQPVDFSVLNPNEKNQSWIDASEGEKSTISSRALGGDSGENIPLCGIPTSSVISLPLPNSLTQSNFPQGSGTSEMVSNQPASLLVQPPSHAVPKNLVPESQKNHNAENIRPEFNSTAGSTSVMLIPPANNALVPNNKANHSSPREETFGALDFSLNRALENPARMYSPSHSDGPVSQQTIAGHPRQSGPGVQNPNHFYQQVTKDARDQRGLDGAQLEPPQPQTSSPHVPRAVFSELPNPESPPAQGQSQNSAQPPASPALADTGQQPLPRPPQASSASAASTGSSLVAVAEQPWLHPTVPFGPPPQDLASYYCYRPLYNAYQTQYPSVYASDPGTASLYYQDTYSLYESRYRPYDNAASAYAENYCYPEPERPSSRASHCSDQPHPRPGYPEGYYNSRSGWSSQSDYYASYYSSQGDYRDAGCWDRYHYSSRFRDPRVYDRRYWYNAEYDSYRKENQAYGDRPEKCDDPWMYDPRFTGSFDDDPEPHRDPYGEEADRHSVHSEHSARSLRSGRSSLSARSRQSQIYRSHNLTAGSYEAPPPPGSFQSDYACGTYGSHFNSAQGFPEYGYTADTAWPTGEQVPSRPNSPEKFSVPHVCARFGPGGQLIKVVPNLPSEGQPALVEIHSMETLLQHTPEQEEMRLFPGPLGKDDTHKVDVINFAQNKATKCLQNENLIDKESASLLWNFIVLLCRQNGTVVGTDIAELLLRDHKTVWLPGKSPNEANLIDFTNEAVEHVEEEQSGEAQLSFLTDSPTATTNKLEKETERFRELLLYGRKKDALESAMKNGLWGHALLLASKMDSRTHARVMTRFANSLPINDPLQTVYQLMSGRMPAASTCCGDEKWGDWRPHLAMVLSNLSHSVDVEARAMVTMGDTLASKGLLDAAHFCYLMAQVGFGVYTKKTAKLVLIGSNHSLPFLKFATNEAIQRTEAYEYAQSLGAHTCSLPGFQVFKFIYSCRLAEMGLATQAFHYCEVIAKSILTQPTQCSPVLIGQLIQVASQLRLFDSQLKEKPEEESLMEPSWLTHLRQVERQIKDGAFPQQCPSTPCSEVEQSDGPGPGQPVALGTDNPLLALPVPSPEILSQGVRLLPSAPQTLPDSQLASFVSVPTFPVLPPPGPLEPGPVYGPPGSALGYPEPPRPDPAALYPGSGLPPAAPGLQEHGHLRQEYRGQDPGVMPQGSPVRNSLPELSEEDFGGKFANLDSSRTVQDSESPPGWDCADSGLTQPPPSLAPAPETKSPTQVVKREAKKSESWFSRWLSGKRRTEAYLPDDKDKSIVWDEKKNQWVNLNEPEEEKKAPPPPPTSLPKAPQAAPPGPAGPPRSSVNMFSRKAAGTRARYVDILNPSGTQRSEPALAPADFFAPLAQLPIPSNLFIPNPEAEELQFADGAGREGQAPAGGHANPEPALEPKQVLNSAVLPPGSELPPSKPEGSQGGEAPGSHPPAGGPPGAAVPFYSPAQLAQASTTSGSSRPGRIGQRKYPALN; encoded by the exons ATGCAGCCACCACCCCAGGCGGTCCCATCCAGCCTGTCAGGACCACCTCCGGCCGGGAGTACTCGGAGTGTGTTCTGGGATAGCAGCCCTTATAGGAGACGGACCAATAATAATGCACCGGTGGCTCCCATAACTTGTCCATTGCAGCCCGTAACGGATCCGTTTGCTTTTAGTAGACAGACGCTCCAAAGTACAACACTGGGCAGTCTGTCCAAAAGCAGCCCACCCATTTTGCCAGGCCCGGACCCCCCAGGGTTTTCTCAGCACCCTGGTTTTCCTGTGCCTCATACAAATGCCGGGGGTAGTTCCCAAGAACCCTGCGAGTCTCTGCCAGGACCTCTGTTGCAGCCTAGAGCAGATGCTAGTCCGTTTTCTGGTGCTTTGACCCCTTCAGCACTGCCTGGGCCTGAGATGAACAGGAGTATAGAGGTCAGGCCCAGCTCAGAGCCTGAAGCTCAGACTCCACCGTGTCCACCTCACTGCATTCCAGGAGTGGGTCCTGACAAGTCTCCTGGGGGCCATCCACATGGAAACATACCTGGGCCTGACCGACTGCTTAGCAGGCAAAACCTGCATGATGGTGTAGTGGCCCCAGCAGCATCCTCTTTCTTCCCCCAGCCTCGTCAACAGATGCCAGGTCCGTGGGGGCCAGTGCAGGGAGACCCCCAGCCCTCAGGTCAGCGTCTCTCACCCTGCCCAGAAAGACCTGTTCAAAACGCAGTGCCCTGTGCCACCAGCGTTCCGAATTTCTCCCCTCCGCCCAACCCACATCAAGGCCTTGACCACGAGCAACACCACCCACTAGTGTCTTTCCCAGGACCCTTGGTTGAAGATGGGAGAGATGAGGCGGCCTATCTGCAAAGTAGAAACCACTCTACAACTAATTTTGATCCTGAAAGTGCATTCAGGCAAAATTGCAGAGTTGGGAATACTTGGGCAAGCCGGGAGTTCAGGCAGAATCCAGAGGTAAATAAAGAACATTGGCCAGACCCTACTCTTGTGAATCCCATCACTCAGGGAAAGAGCCCAGAAGACCATGTGCACTGTCCCCCGGGGGCAGGGGTGAGCCAGTCCCTGCCAGAGGCAGACTCTGGAGCTCTCTCGATGTTTTTCCAAGGGGGAGAGGCAGAAAATGAGGAGAATCTTCCATCTGAAAGAGCAGGCTCTGCTGACAAATTGGACACTGATGGTTTCTTGGCCAGTCCGGGATTGGGCCATCCACCCCCACCTGCTCATGTGGGAGCAGGTGGTGTCTACCAGGCCTTTCTCACAGGCTCCTGCAGTGAGGCCGCACGGCTAGGAGGAGACGCACAGCCTTATTTTTCTCAGTCTGCAGGCATCTGGCACGACAAACACACCACTGACAATGCTGCTAGTGACATGTGGGCTGACGCAGCCAGCGCGGGGACTCACAGTGGTAGCGGCTCACAGTATGAGAATGTCGAGAACTTAGAATTTGTTCAGAATCAAGAAGTTCTGCCAAGTGAGCCCTTAAGAGTGGGCCCTTCCACTCTGAGCGATCAGTTCAGATATGGGCCCCTTTCTGGGCCAGCTGTCCCCAAGCATGGTGTGGGCCACACTGGAGCTGGGGGGCTGAATCTCGAGGCTCCTGACACGATGCTGCATCCTGTGCGATCTGATAGTGTGTCATCCAGCTATAGCAGCAAAAGCCACAGGAGTCTTTCAGGTTCAACCAGGCCCCAAGAACTGATTGGCACATTTATTCAGCAAGAGGTTGGAAAACCTGAAGATGAAGCTTCTAGTAGTTTTTTTAAGCAAATCGATTCTTCTCCTGTAGGAGGTGAGACAGATGAGACCACTGGGAGCCAGAATTACTGCAGCAGCCTGTCCTCTACCCCAAGCCCCCCAAAACCTACGGGAGTATTTCAGACAAGCGCAAATAGTTCTTTTGAGCCGGTAAAATCCCACTTAGTTGGGGTAAAACCAATTGAGGCAGATCGTGCCAACTTGGTGGGCGAAGTGAGGGGGACCCGTGCCCGCCAGAAGAAGCGCAGACCAGCCGCTGCACCACCCGATGCCTCCCCAGGCAACCTGGAGCAGCCACCAGACAACATGGAAACCCTCTTTGCACCCCAGGTGTGTCCTCTGCCTCTTACTGCCAGTTCGGAAGCTGGGCCCATGCTGCTGCCCGCTGGGGGGCCCCCGTTGGCTGCTGTGCTTCCAGCACCTGAGAGGAGGCCCCCAGCAAGGGCTCAGGGCACCGTGCAGTGTGAGAGCCCAGCAACGACTTTATGGGCACAGAATGAGCTGCCAGATTTCGGAGGCAACATCCTTCTAGCGCCAGCTGCTCCTGCACTTTATGCACCTGTGAAACCTCAGCCGTCTGGAGTTGTTCAGCCTCCAGAAGACAGGGCGTCTGGGCAGCAGTCACGGAAGCCAGGCGCTGGCCCATCCCTGCAGAACCGAGAAGGCATTGATGCTTCCGAGAACCTTGAGAATCCTCCCAAAATGGGAGAAGAGGAGGCCCTCCAGTCGCAGGCAAGTTCTGGTTATGCAAGTTTATTGTCCTCACCACCCACTGAGTCTCTGCAGAGTCAGCCAGTCTTGATTGCCCAGCCTGATCAAAGCTATAATTTGGCTCAGCCcgttgatttttctgtgttgaatCCTAATGAGAAGAATCAGTCCTGGATAGATGCTTCAGAGGGGGAAAAATCCACAATAAGCAGTCGAGCTCTCGGTGGTGATTCTGGAGAAAACATTCCTTTGTGTGGGATTCCAACCAGCTCTGTCATTAGCTTACCTCTGCCTAATAGTCTTACCCAAAGTAATTTTCCACAAGGTTCTGGTACTTCTGAAATGGTTTCTAATCAGCCTGCCAGCTTGCTGGTTCAACCACCATCCCATGCAGTTCCAAAGAACTTGGTTCCAGAAAGTCAAAAGAATCATAATGCAGAAAACATTCGTCCTGAGTTTAATAGCACTGCTGGAAGCACAAGTGTGATGTTAATTCCACCTGCAAACAATGCCTTGGTTCCTAATAATAAGGCAAATCACTCCAGTCCTCGGGAAGAAACTTTTGGAGCCCTAGACTTCTCATTAAATAGAGCTTTGGAAAATCCTGCAAGAATGTATAGCCCATCCCATTCTGATGGCCCAGTTTCTCAGCAAACCATAGCCGGTCATCCCAGACAGTCTGGCCCCGGGGTGCAAAACCCAAACCATTTCTATCAGCAAGTGACGAAAGATGCACGGGACCAGCGTGGCCTAGATGGAGCCCAGCTGGAGCCCCCTCAGCCACAGACTTCTTCTCCACATGTGCCCAGAGCAGTGTTTTCAGAACTTCCAAATCCAGAAAGTCCACCAGCACAGGGACAGTCCCAAAATTCAGCCCAGCCACCAGCAAGTCCGGCTCTGGCTGACACAGGTCAGCAGCCCCTGCCTCGGCCCCCTCAGGCCTCCAGTGCGTCTGCGGCGTCCACCGGTTCAAGCCTGGTGGCTGTGGCAGAACAGCCATGGCTGCATCCGACTGTTCCATTTGGCCCCCCGCCCCAGGACCTGGCGTCCTACTACTGCTACAGACCCCTGTACAACGCCTACCAGACTCAGTACCCCTCAGTGTACGCATCAGATCCTGGCACGGCCTCCCTCTATTACCAG GACACCTACAGCCTATATGAATCTCGGTACAGGCCCTACGACAACGCAGCATCCGCTTATGCCGAGAACTACTGCTACCCTGAGCCCGAGCGGCCCAGCTCCCGAGCAAGCCACTGCTCAGACCAGCCACATCCCAG GCCAGGGTATCCTGAAGGGTACTATAATTCCAGAAGTGGATGGAGCAGTCAAAGTGACTACTATGCGAGTTACTACTCCAGCCAGGGCGACTACAGAG ATGCAGGTTGCTGGGATCGTTACCACTACAGTTCTAGATTCAGGGATCCCCGAGTCTATGACCGGAGATACTGGTATAATGCAGAATATGATTCATATAGGAAAGAAAACCAAGCCTACGGTGACAG GCCTGAGAAATGTGACGACCCCTGGATGTACGACCCTCGCTTTACGGGCAGTTTTGACGATGACCCTGAGCCCCACAGAGACCCTTACGGGGAGGAGGCGGACCGGCACAGTGTGCACAGCGAGCACTCTGCACGGAGCCTGCGCAGCGGCCGCAGCAGCCTCAGCGCCCGCTCGCGACAG aGCCAGATTTACAGAAGTCACAATTTGACTGCCGGTTCCTACGAGGCCCCGCCTCCACCAGGCTCCTTTCAGAGTGACTATGCCTGTGGCACCTATGGCAGCCATTTCAACAGTGCCCAGGGCTTCCCAGAGTACGGCTACACTGCAGACACCGCCTGGCCCACTGGGGAGCAAG TTCCATCAAGACCAAATTCTCCTGAAAAATTTTCAGTGCCTCATGTCTGTGCCCGGTTCGGTCCCGGCGGTCAGCTCATTAAAGTGGTTCCAAATCTGCCTTCGGAAGGCCAGCCTGCGCTGGTCGAGATCCACAGCATGGAG ACATTGCTGCAGCACACGCCCGAGCAGGAGGAGATGCGGTTGTTCCCGGGACCTCTCGGCAA AGATGACACCCATAAAGTGGATGTTATTAATTTTGCACAGAACAAAGCTACAAAATGTTTGCAGAACGAAAATTTAATTGACAAAGAGTCTGCAAGTCTTCTTTGGAATTTTATTGTTCTGTTATGCAGACAGAATGGG ACCGTGGTGGGGACAGACATTGCCGAGCTTTTGTTACGAGACCACAAAACAGTCTGGCTTCCCGGGAAGTCTCCCAATGAGGCAAACCTAATTGACTTCACCAATGAGGCCGTGGAGCACGTGGAAGAGGAGCAATCTGGGGAGGCCCAGCTCTCGTTTCTCACTGACAGTCCAACAGCCACGACTAACAAGCTTGAGAAAGAAACCGAGAGGTTCCGAGAGCTGCTGCTTTATGGCCGTAAAAAG GATGCTTTAGAGTCTGCAATGAAAAATGGTTTATGGGGTCACGCTCTGCTGCTTGCAAGTAAGATGGACAGCCGGACGCATGCTCGAGTCATGACCAG GTTTGCCAACAGTCTTCCAATCAATGACCCTCTGCAGACAGTTTACCAGCTCATGTCCGGGCGAATGCCTGCTGCGTCCACG TGCTGTGGAGATGAGAAGTGGGGCGACTGGAGGCCGCACCTTGCCATGGTTCTGTCCAACCTGAGCCACAGTGTGGATGTAGAGGCCAGGGCGATGGTTACGATGGGCGACACGCTCG CTTCAAAGGGTCTCTTGGATGCTGCGCACTTTTGCTACCTTATGGCCCAGGTTGGATTTGGGGTTTATacaaagaaaactgcaaaacttGTCTTAATTGGATCAAATCACAG TTTGCCATTTTTAAAGTTTGCAACCAACGAAGCCATTCAGAGGACAGAAGCCTATGAGTATGCTCAGTCCCTGGGGGCCCACACCTGCTCCTTGCCTGGCTTCCAG gtttttaaattCATCTACTCTTGCCGCCTGGCTGAAATGGGGCTGGCCACGCAGGCCTTCCACTACTGCGAAGTGATTGCTAAGAGCATCCTGACGCAGCCCACCCAGTGCTCCCCAGTGCTGATCGGCCAGCTGATCCAG GTAGCTTCTCAGTTGCGGCTCTTTGATTCTCAACTGAAAGAGAAGCCAGAAGAGGAGTCCTTGATGGAGCCTTCCTGGTTGACTCACCTGCGCCAGGTGGAGAGGCAGATCAAG GATGGAGCCTTCCCCCAGCAGTGTCCCAGCACGCCGTGCTCTGAGGTGGAGCAGTCAGACGGTCCAGGACCCGGTCAGCCCGTGGCTCTGGGGACAGACAACCCACTGCTGGCGCTGCCCGTGCCAAGCCCCGAGATTTTGAGCCAGGGTGTGCGGCTGCTGCCATCAG CTCCACAGACGCTCCCCGACAGCCAGCTGGCCAGCTTTGTCAGTGTGCCGACGTTCCCAGTGCTGCCGCCCCCAGGTCCCCTGGAGCCGGGTCCTGTCTATGGACCCCCAGGTTCTGCACTTGGCTACCCAGAGCCCCCCAGGCCTGATCCTGCAGCTCTGTACCCAGGGTCTGGCCTACCACCTGCTGCACCAGGTCTCCAGGAACACGGACACCTGCGGCAGGAGTACAGGGGCCAGGACCCAG GAGTAATGCCACAGGGGTCACCTGTTAGGAACTCACTTCCTGAGCTAAGCGAAGAGGATTTTGGTGGAAAATTTGCAAATCTG GACTCCTCGAGGACGGTGCAGGACTCTGAGAGCCCCCCAGGGTGGGATTGTGCTGACTCGGGTTTGACGCAGCCTCCTCCATCTCTGGCACCCGCTCCTGAAACGAAGAGCCCCACACAAGTAGTCAAGCGAGAGGCAAAGAAG AGTGAATCGTGGTTCTCTCGTTGGCTGTCTGGGAAAAGGAGGACGGAAGCCTACCTGCCAGATGACAAGGACAAGTCG ATTGTTTGGGATGAGAAGAAGAACCAGTGGGTGAATCTAAATGAGCCGGAAGAGGAG AAGAAggcaccacccccacctccaacaTCGCTTCCCAAGGCCCCGCAAGCTGCTCCCCCCGGCCCCGCGGGGCCTCCCAGATCCTCCGTGAACATGTTTTCTAGAAAAGCAG CTGGAACCAGAGCTCGCTACGTTGACATCTTAAACCCAAGCGGGACCCAGCGGAGTGAACCGGCTCTTGCTC